A segment of the Colletotrichum destructivum chromosome 3, complete sequence genome:
CTAGAGTTGCcaaggaaggaaggggatCGTCGGGTTTGGACTTTGCAATCGCAACTATTGTGTTATCTGCCAGAGCGGAAAAATATTCCCATGTACCAATACTGTACAACGAATGTCATGATTGAATGCGCACCCTGTCTATCATGTGCTTTGCCGTACCATGCAGCCACCTGGAATCCCGCACACCTGCTTCAGTCCCCTCCTCTTTCGACCGCCCTCCTCATAGTCCCTAGCATAAACGGATGGCCAGCCTCACTcttgtcccggccccctGCCACCtgtctcgacctcgccgccgtgcttCTGCCAATCCAGGAAGCTTCCGGGGTACTCGCCGACCCTGGTCCATCCTGCCTCCTtggccaacgtcgccgccgcgcggcTCCGCACGCCGGCCTTGCAGTAGAAGACAAGCTCCGTATCCTTGGCGGGCCGTGGGAATCCGTACCGGTCCTCAAAGTCGTCCTCAGGAATGTGGAAGCTCTCAGGCGCCGTCGCAACGGGGATGTTTACGGCCGAGGGGATGCGGCCCGTCTGCTCGAGCTCGCCTGGTTCGCGGGAGTCTGCGTGAAGAGGCAAACGGGCGTTAGTGTGAGGACACTGGAGAAGGGAGGGTTCCAAAGGGAATGAGAGGGGGGCACGGCTGTAGGTGTAGACGTCGCCGTCTGGCCTGTAGGCCGGGAAAGAAATACATACCGATGATAATGACGCCCCTGGGGTTCTTCGCCAACTCGGCCATCTGCTCGTAGTTCCAGAGCTTGCTCCCattcgccgccatctcgtgGTAGTcgtccgacgccgacgagaagcacctcggcgccgcAGCGGTCGCGGCCCTCCATCGGTATGGAgcagtcgtcctcgttgttgtcgtcgctCGGATCGCAGAGGTCCCAAGTCTGAATGAAATCAGGGCCGCCGACGTAGCAGCAGCGAAGCATCGTCTCGagaccgctgccgccgccggcgcggcgacgCGACTACTACCCGCGCGAAGCGCGTTCGTACAGAATCGTCCTCCCGAAGCCATTTGTTTCTTTTCGGTCTCTCTAGGTGGTTTCTTGTGGCTCTGGTATCTCCGGTGTCTCACGCGAAGGACAGGTTGGTGGCTTCGAACACTGGTGAATGACGTTTTGCAAGGTGCCGGACCGCACGGAGCTTGGTGCTTGTAGGTTGTCCCGGACGGTGAGCTACAGTGGGCTTGGACGGCGGGGTCCGGGCCGCTGGGGAACGTGAATTCTATCCCGGCGCCCGTCTAAGATTACGTTTAGGACTGAAGCCACCTGGGCTTCACCCAGGAAGTGGTTCGACTGAATAACTACTCCGTCATCCTTATTTAAATTATTTCAATAGTAGCACGGCATTCCACCGGCATTTCACAGAACCCCTTCACCATAGCATTACTAGCGACACTAAGGGCCATCAGACCCCTCAGCAGTGCCAGTTATCACGCGATCTCCTGCGAGGCAAATCCTCTTTGCCAACCGCAACTTCACCCAAGGATTTTTGAACTGTTTTACTATTTGACACTCG
Coding sequences within it:
- a CDS encoding Putative Rhodanese-like domain-containing protein; this encodes MASGGRFCTNALRAGSSRVAAPAAAAVSRRCFAAATSAALISFRLGTSAIRATTTTRTTAPYRWRAATAAAPRCFSSASDDYHEMAANGSKLWNYEQMAELAKNPRGVIIIDSREPGELEQTGRIPSAVNIPVATAPESFHIPEDDFEDRYGFPRPAKDTELVFYCKAGVRSRAAATLAKEAGWTRVGEYPGSFLDWQKHGGEVETGGRGPGQE